From a region of the Solanum stenotomum isolate F172 chromosome 2, ASM1918654v1, whole genome shotgun sequence genome:
- the LOC125854767 gene encoding uncharacterized protein LOC125854767, with translation MDKFSFGLLLLEINLLKKIFMMMRKTTIISGNGKDGVDGKSKIRNEVLPSGRWPDHAQLLFQNHHNFKESGKPLRFKMYKDGSWMDFEKHVMDVLISAFVSRKGMIEVEMKAGFKLIIDFYRMFGIDLDNGNELPISWIDVNGNYFIPKMFIEDSEKGMRKKGIEVGSSSRLVIATPTELVPPKWARTRSMREDEYAYQTVKDYLLSSRSGVTITAIHECIKSDLMEQVFIDNVEMVTRARGNPKVVLAWYGSSSRNLNSIMHRGFELTRIEPGHRGIGIYLSPLQLPQISEMMSDVDENGEKHMILCRVILGNLEKVELGSKQLFRSSVDFDTGVDDLINPKLYVMWYHNMNTHILPECIVSYKLDRHTPGQQNCGAHTDDRWCRLLFKLPNLLPLTKKLELKSLQTSYEVGKVVAQEHFISKIQAIVQDDQLMRPIMLELLPDMRFCQTCWDKMGIMVSH, from the exons GGCAAGGATGGTGTTGATGGGAAGTCGAAAATCAGAAATGAGGTTCTTCCATCGGGTAGATGGCCTGATCATGCTCAGTTACTGTTTCAGAATCACCACAACTTCAAAGAGAGTGGGAAACCATTGAGGTTTAAGATGTATAAGGATGGATCGTGGATGGATTTCGAGAAACATGTAATGGATGTGCTCATTTCAGCTTTTGTGAGTAGAAAGGGTATGATTGAGGTAGAAATGAAAGCTggatttaaattaattattgatttttacCGCATGTTTGGAATAGATTTGGACAATGGGAACGAACTGCCAATCTCTTGGATTGATGTAAATGGAAACTATTTTATCCCTAAAATGTTCATTGAGGATTCAGAaaaaggaatgaggaagaaggGAATCGAAGTAGGCAGTTCATCGCGGCTTGTTATCGCTACCCCTACTGAATTGGTTCCACCAAAGTGGGCTAGGACTAGGTCAATGAGGGAAGATGAGTACGCCTATCAGACGGTAAAGGATTACCTGTTGTCGTCTCGTTCGGGTGTTACAATAACTGCCATTCATGAGTGTATTAAAAGCGATCTTATGGAACAAGTTTTTATAGACAATGTGGAGATGGTAACGAGGGCCAGAGGGAACCCTAAAGTTGTACTTGCTTGGTATGGGTCATCGTCCAGGAATTTGAACTCCATAATGCATCGTGGATTTGAATTAACAAGAATTGAACCCGGTCATCGTGGTATTGGTATATACTTGTCGCCTTTACAGTTACCTCAAATAAG TGAAATGATGTCCGATGTTGATGAAAATGGTGAAAAACATATGATTTTATGTCGAGTCATATTGGGAAATCTTGAAAAGGTTGAGCTCGGATCTAAGCAGTTGTTTCGATCGAGTGTGGATTTTGATACCGGGGTTGATGACTTGATCAATCCAAAGTTGTATGTGATGTGGTATCACAATATGAACACTCACATTCTACCCGAATGTATAGTCAGTTATAAACTTGATCGTCATACACCAG GTCAACAGAATTGTGGTGCTCATACTGACGATCGATGGTGTAGATTACTATTCAAGCTACCTAATTTGCTTCCACTAACAAAAAAACTAGAGTTGAAAAGTTTGCAAACCTCCTATGAG GTGGGCAAAGTAGTAGCGCAGGAACATTTCATAAGCAAGATACAAGCTATTGTTCAAGATGATCAATTGATGCGTCCGATTATGTTGGAACTCCTTCCTGATATGAGGTTCTGTCAAACTTGTTGGGATAAAATGGGAATTATGGTTTCTCATTGA